The following coding sequences lie in one Synechococcus sp. PCC 7336 genomic window:
- a CDS encoding GatB/YqeY domain-containing protein encodes MGLKETISGDLKAAMKAKDKLRLETIRSIKKAILEKEVSVRPSGREELTEAEEMELLVKQAKQRRDSIAQYRKAQRDDLVERESAELAIIETYLPQALSEEELSQAIDEIIERVGALSAKDLGKVMGPAMQALKGRADGAKVQQMVKAKLSS; translated from the coding sequence ATGGGCTTAAAAGAGACCATTTCTGGCGATCTGAAGGCAGCAATGAAGGCTAAGGATAAGCTGCGCTTGGAAACGATCCGCAGCATTAAAAAAGCGATCCTGGAGAAGGAGGTGAGCGTACGTCCTTCCGGGCGAGAGGAGTTGACAGAGGCAGAGGAAATGGAGTTGTTGGTCAAGCAGGCCAAGCAGCGGCGAGATTCGATCGCCCAATATCGCAAGGCTCAGCGGGATGACTTGGTCGAGCGGGAAAGCGCAGAATTGGCAATTATTGAAACGTATCTGCCGCAGGCGCTATCTGAGGAAGAATTGAGTCAGGCGATCGACGAGATTATCGAACGGGTGGGGGCCTTGTCGGCGAAGGATTTGGGCAAGGTGATGGGGCCTGCGATGCAAGCGCTCAAAGGGCGGGCGGATGGAGCAAAGGTTCAGCAAATGGTTAAGGCAAAGTTGAGTTCTTAG
- the crtE gene encoding geranylgeranyl diphosphate synthase CrtE has product MGPPILRSVTLAVDAFNLTEYLTEQRAIVERALELSLPVAYPETLYDSMRYSLMAGGKRLRPILCLASGQLVGGRLEQLLPTACALEMIHTMSLIHDDLPAMDNDDYRRGQPTNHKIYGDDIAILAGDALLAYAFEVVAERTEDVTADRILNVVGRLGRAVAAEGLVGGQVVDLQSEGQEVSLDTLEFIHAHKTGALLEVSVVSGAILAGGDDDAIARLTAYSRDIGLAFQVIDDILDVTATSEQLGKTAGKDIAAAKATYPSLLGLEVSRRKAADLIARAKQVLEPYGDRALPLKAIADFIANRTH; this is encoded by the coding sequence GTGGGACCACCCATTCTGAGGAGCGTGACGTTGGCTGTCGATGCCTTTAATCTGACTGAATATTTGACCGAACAGCGGGCGATCGTCGAGCGGGCACTGGAGTTATCCTTACCCGTGGCTTACCCGGAAACGCTGTACGATTCAATGCGCTACAGCCTCATGGCAGGGGGCAAGCGCTTGCGGCCAATCTTGTGTTTGGCCTCTGGCCAGTTGGTGGGGGGCAGGCTCGAACAGCTCTTGCCCACCGCTTGTGCGTTGGAAATGATTCATACCATGTCGCTGATCCACGACGATTTGCCCGCTATGGATAACGATGACTACCGACGCGGCCAACCCACCAATCACAAGATCTACGGTGACGATATTGCCATTTTGGCGGGGGATGCCCTGCTGGCCTATGCCTTCGAAGTGGTGGCCGAACGAACCGAGGACGTTACGGCCGATCGCATTCTCAATGTTGTGGGTCGCTTGGGTCGGGCGGTGGCTGCTGAAGGTCTCGTGGGGGGGCAAGTGGTGGATCTGCAATCGGAAGGTCAAGAGGTTTCGTTAGACACATTGGAATTTATCCACGCCCACAAAACGGGGGCCCTCTTAGAAGTCTCTGTTGTCTCTGGTGCCATCTTGGCGGGTGGCGACGACGATGCGATCGCCCGTCTGACTGCCTATTCCCGCGATATCGGTCTGGCCTTTCAAGTCATTGACGACATTTTGGATGTGACGGCCACCAGCGAGCAGTTGGGCAAAACTGCTGGCAAAGATATCGCTGCTGCTAAAGCCACCTACCCCAGCTTGCTGGGCTTAGAGGTCTCGCGGCGCAAAGCGGCAGACTTGATCGCCCGGGCCAAGCAAGTGTTAGAGCCCTATGGCGATCGCGCCTTGCCCCTCAAGGCGATCGCCGATTTTATCGCTAACCGAACCCACTAA
- a CDS encoding tetratricopeptide repeat-containing protein: MGNEEKICFVIQGFGQKVDYRTGRTLDLDASYEVIKEAVEDAGLKCIRADEIQHSQIIDKPMYEHILNADLVIADLSTSNVNAAYELGVRHAVRSQPTIVVAEKQWDFAFDINRNAIRTYEHLGTDIGRKEARRFSKALTEAIEAILSEGKVDSPLYTFLPDLQPPTEARVTVKKSASFAPEASATDADSTADASVKVLLDRTKDALQKSDFVVAKSMLEVLRTMRPQDEYILQKLVLVTYKSELPTQGQALLDARDLMLKHLDPRHTNNPETIGLWAAVHKRLWSRERDLSCLEESIDALERGFKLKNDYYNGINLAFMLNERARVDGAMPAEAIADYVTAQRIRQQTIAICEARLAETEAEERVEETYWVLATLWEAAVGYGDKQLADRWEQKARQHVESRDLPNWMLDSTQKQVEQLEQLLEPSPLRFLANS; this comes from the coding sequence ATGGGTAACGAGGAAAAAATCTGTTTTGTCATTCAAGGATTTGGCCAGAAAGTCGATTATCGAACGGGTAGAACGCTGGACTTGGATGCCTCCTACGAAGTCATTAAGGAGGCAGTAGAGGATGCGGGACTTAAATGCATTCGCGCTGACGAGATTCAACATTCGCAAATCATCGATAAGCCGATGTACGAGCATATTTTGAATGCAGATCTCGTCATTGCCGATCTGTCCACATCGAATGTGAATGCGGCCTACGAACTGGGGGTGCGGCATGCCGTGCGCAGTCAACCCACAATTGTCGTGGCAGAAAAACAATGGGACTTTGCTTTCGATATCAACCGCAACGCAATTCGCACCTACGAACATCTCGGCACCGATATCGGTCGTAAAGAGGCGAGGCGATTTTCCAAAGCATTGACTGAGGCGATCGAGGCTATTTTGAGTGAAGGGAAAGTGGATAGTCCACTGTATACTTTTCTGCCCGATTTGCAGCCGCCGACTGAAGCAAGAGTAACAGTAAAAAAGAGCGCCAGCTTTGCCCCTGAGGCTTCGGCAACTGACGCAGATAGCACTGCAGATGCCTCTGTCAAGGTGTTACTCGATCGAACCAAAGATGCTTTGCAGAAGAGTGATTTTGTCGTCGCCAAGTCAATGCTAGAAGTCTTGCGCACGATGCGCCCGCAGGATGAATACATTCTGCAAAAGCTGGTTCTAGTGACCTATAAGAGCGAACTTCCCACTCAGGGGCAAGCGCTATTAGACGCCCGCGATTTGATGCTGAAACATCTCGATCCCAGACATACGAACAATCCAGAAACTATTGGCCTTTGGGCTGCGGTCCACAAACGCTTGTGGTCTCGCGAGCGGGATTTGTCTTGTCTCGAAGAGAGTATCGATGCCCTAGAGCGCGGCTTCAAGCTGAAGAATGATTACTATAACGGCATCAACCTAGCGTTTATGCTGAACGAGCGGGCCAGAGTGGACGGTGCCATGCCTGCCGAGGCGATCGCCGACTACGTGACGGCCCAAAGAATTCGGCAGCAGACGATCGCCATTTGCGAGGCAAGGCTAGCAGAGACAGAGGCTGAAGAGCGCGTTGAGGAAACCTATTGGGTACTGGCGACTCTGTGGGAAGCTGCTGTCGGTTATGGGGACAAGCAGTTGGCCGACCGTTGGGAGCAAAAAGCTAGGCAGCACGTCGAGTCCCGCGACCTACCCAACTGGATGTTGGATTCTACACAGAAACAAGTGGAACAGTTGGAGCAGTTGCTAGAGCCGTCTCCTCTCCGCTTCCTGGCCAACTCATAA
- a CDS encoding HAD family hydrolase encodes MQYWAIACDYDGTLATDGKVDNSTILAIECLRQSGRRAILATGRQLDDLQQVFPQIDRFDRVVAENGGLLYNPATGEQMLLGSPPPADLIEQLRLRNVNPLSVGRSLVATWQPHAMDAHVAIRHLNLNWQVICNKQAVMLLPFGIDKGSGLQAALADLQLSAASTIGIGDAENDCDLLVTCGYAVAVGNALPVVKTLADWITVGEQGAGVREAIDRLLEFETL; translated from the coding sequence ATGCAATACTGGGCGATCGCCTGCGATTACGATGGCACATTAGCCACTGACGGCAAGGTGGATAACAGCACTATTTTGGCGATTGAGTGCTTGCGCCAATCGGGACGGCGAGCCATTTTGGCGACCGGCCGACAGTTAGACGATTTGCAGCAAGTATTTCCCCAAATCGATCGCTTCGATCGAGTGGTGGCAGAAAATGGCGGCTTGCTATACAACCCTGCCACGGGCGAACAGATGTTATTAGGATCGCCCCCCCCAGCGGATCTGATCGAGCAATTGAGGCTGCGCAATGTTAACCCACTCTCTGTCGGTCGCAGTTTGGTGGCCACATGGCAACCCCATGCAATGGATGCACATGTCGCCATTCGCCATTTGAATCTCAACTGGCAGGTGATATGCAACAAGCAGGCCGTGATGCTCTTGCCCTTTGGGATCGATAAAGGCAGTGGCTTGCAGGCAGCACTGGCAGACCTGCAGCTTTCTGCGGCATCGACCATTGGCATTGGCGATGCTGAAAATGACTGCGATTTGCTGGTGACTTGCGGATATGCTGTGGCGGTGGGGAATGCCTTGCCCGTGGTGAAAACGCTGGCCGATTGGATTACGGTTGGAGAGCAGGGGGCAGGGGTTCGCGAGGCGATCGACCGCCTGCTCGAATTCGAAACGCTGTAA
- a CDS encoding chemotaxis protein CheW, with amino-acid sequence MNAIAAAVPNHRQVGDPLYLRLQLDRQTPSLLPMASVQEVLTLPVGRVSAMPNVPACVLGAIVRRSRIFWAIDLAHLLGLPPLERQAQQYIIAHIQSGGDCLGAVVRGIQGVQRFPIDALHSPLKGMVDEHWVPFMRGCMSHEGEILPVFDPEAIAKSLAPNVPRSPRNISSLQA; translated from the coding sequence ATGAACGCGATCGCAGCAGCAGTTCCGAACCATCGGCAGGTCGGGGACCCTCTCTACCTGCGGTTGCAATTGGATCGGCAGACGCCTTCGCTCTTACCGATGGCGAGCGTACAAGAGGTGCTGACCTTGCCGGTCGGTCGAGTCTCGGCGATGCCGAACGTACCTGCTTGTGTCCTGGGCGCGATCGTCCGCCGCAGTCGTATCTTTTGGGCCATTGACCTAGCCCACCTCCTGGGACTGCCACCGCTAGAACGACAAGCGCAGCAATACATTATTGCCCATATTCAGTCTGGCGGCGATTGCCTGGGGGCCGTTGTTCGAGGAATTCAGGGGGTACAGCGATTTCCGATCGATGCCTTGCATTCGCCGCTGAAGGGAATGGTGGACGAACACTGGGTGCCTTTCATGCGCGGCTGCATGTCGCACGAAGGCGAGATTTTGCCTGTATTCGATCCCGAGGCGATCGCCAAATCTCTAGCTCCGAACGTGCCTCGCTCTCCCAGGAACATCTCGTCTCTGCAGGCTTGA
- a CDS encoding response regulator transcription factor: protein MSTILVIDDIKSELELLGHYLKQEGHTVVCTSDVREGIDTATNYEIDAIVADVVMPGMSGFELCRHLKASPVTSSVPIIFCTSKDRDIDRLWAMKQGADAYLTKPVTQKQLVRAVESVVS, encoded by the coding sequence ATGAGCACGATTTTAGTCATCGACGATATCAAATCCGAACTCGAACTGCTCGGTCACTATCTCAAACAAGAGGGCCACACTGTTGTGTGTACCTCCGATGTCCGAGAGGGAATCGACACTGCCACCAACTATGAAATCGATGCCATTGTGGCCGATGTGGTCATGCCTGGCATGAGTGGGTTCGAACTCTGCCGCCATCTCAAAGCCAGCCCCGTCACCAGTAGCGTACCGATTATTTTCTGCACCTCGAAAGATCGAGATATCGATCGCCTCTGGGCCATGAAGCAGGGGGCAGATGCCTATCTCACCAAGCCCGTCACCCAAAAACAACTGGTGCGGGCTGTCGAATCTGTGGTGAGCTAA
- a CDS encoding hybrid sensor histidine kinase/response regulator gives MSVDATEREVKLRFLEEVQEFFNTIEAALLELSRGDRDRHLLDSLRAAHSVKGGAAMMGFHTLSSIAHRFEDSLKALKARGPDVAIERPLERLLLAGLDSMRQVATHNRQMEGEESPPAWLDEQVEPVLQMLREILGDPTPEDEAALLSESEGRDMTAVMFDTEVGSCLERLEQVLADPESPCLLPEFAILAEELEGLGEMLQLGAFSRLCGSVAQQLAAAESDRVVDVATAALQAWKRSRALVLAGQTQLLPDCLQVEPAPATTAPPPSEKLFSPPLQSEGQIERTVRVDSDRLEELNNLFGEFTIERNALALHLHRVQNLFSNLKQRVQTLEQSRRQLRTDYDQHSAAPTHLTEIPFPLASSDSDSPSLAALSQNEFDELEMDCYTDLHSVSQELMETIVQVEEIAADIDLGFQAADRASSDMDRTSKLLQANLSQLRMRPFRELVSRFPRTVRDLCSEYGKEVDLVVRGSSILFERAVLESLRDPLMHLLRNAFDHGIEDPATRLAQGKPERGTIQIQAQLLAKRTVITIRDDGQGIDPAKIRARLLELGYGAEEVERASRAELLDRIFEPGFSTADRVTELSGRGIGMDVARSNLTRMRGSISVDTELGVGTSFTLEVPLTLSHLRVLMAESDGMPIAFPLEAIEEILLLDRIPTIELDGTPALCWQDRTLPVIQMGAFMRFQHPHLPVELETAPILTVPAVLVMLQGKDAIAVQIDRHWGEREIVVRQVEGSLPLPYGFSGCTILGDGQVVPLADVAVLFQLACGTSAVLSSSSLSASAPLQTESKVVEPKSPPSEKPVAPQAKTILVVDDSTNVRRFLALTLAKAGFDPEQAKDGREALEKLRSGLAVAAVICDIEMPRLDGFGFLARVQADPHLAQLPVVMLTSRSGDKHRRLAMELGASAYFTKPYREVELLQKLRQLTGDRQSLAAPQGDCLSIEGKS, from the coding sequence ATGTCTGTCGATGCGACCGAGCGAGAGGTCAAACTGCGGTTTCTCGAAGAAGTGCAGGAGTTTTTCAATACGATCGAAGCGGCTCTGCTAGAACTCTCTCGCGGCGATCGCGATCGTCACTTGCTGGACAGCTTGCGAGCCGCCCACTCAGTCAAAGGAGGGGCTGCCATGATGGGCTTTCACACCCTCAGCAGCATTGCCCATCGCTTCGAAGATTCCCTCAAAGCCCTCAAAGCTCGCGGCCCCGACGTGGCGATCGAGCGCCCGCTGGAAAGACTGCTGCTGGCAGGATTGGACAGCATGCGGCAGGTGGCGACTCACAACCGCCAGATGGAGGGAGAGGAAAGCCCGCCTGCTTGGCTGGATGAGCAAGTGGAGCCTGTCTTGCAGATGTTGCGAGAGATTTTGGGAGATCCCACACCAGAGGATGAAGCGGCTTTACTGTCGGAATCTGAGGGCCGGGACATGACTGCCGTCATGTTTGACACCGAGGTGGGTAGCTGTTTGGAGCGATTGGAACAGGTGCTCGCCGATCCCGAATCCCCCTGTCTGTTACCGGAATTTGCGATCTTGGCCGAAGAGTTAGAAGGGCTGGGGGAAATGCTGCAATTGGGAGCCTTCAGTCGCTTGTGTGGGTCTGTGGCTCAACAGTTGGCAGCGGCTGAATCCGATCGGGTTGTCGATGTGGCGACAGCAGCATTGCAAGCCTGGAAGCGGTCCCGAGCTCTCGTGCTGGCGGGACAAACTCAACTGCTGCCCGATTGCCTGCAGGTGGAGCCTGCACCGGCAACAACCGCCCCACCACCCTCCGAAAAACTCTTCTCCCCGCCACTCCAGAGTGAAGGCCAGATAGAACGCACCGTTCGGGTGGACTCCGATCGCCTCGAGGAGCTGAACAACTTGTTTGGGGAATTCACCATCGAGCGCAACGCTCTGGCACTGCACCTGCATCGCGTGCAAAATTTGTTCTCGAACCTAAAACAACGGGTGCAAACGTTAGAGCAATCGCGACGGCAACTGCGCACCGATTACGACCAACATTCGGCAGCTCCTACTCATCTGACAGAGATCCCATTTCCATTAGCCAGCAGCGACAGCGACTCGCCTTCCCTAGCTGCCCTCAGTCAGAACGAATTTGACGAGCTGGAGATGGATTGCTATACCGATCTGCATTCTGTGTCGCAGGAACTGATGGAAACCATCGTGCAGGTGGAGGAAATCGCTGCAGACATCGATTTGGGCTTTCAAGCAGCCGATCGTGCCAGCAGCGATATGGATCGCACCTCTAAGTTGCTGCAGGCCAATCTGAGCCAACTGCGCATGCGACCATTCCGCGAGCTGGTGAGTCGTTTCCCTCGCACCGTTCGAGATCTGTGCTCGGAATATGGCAAAGAGGTAGATCTGGTCGTTCGAGGCAGTAGCATTCTGTTCGAGCGGGCTGTGCTCGAATCTCTGCGCGATCCCCTCATGCATCTACTGCGCAATGCCTTCGATCACGGCATTGAAGATCCGGCCACCCGTTTGGCACAGGGCAAGCCGGAACGGGGGACCATCCAAATTCAGGCTCAATTGCTGGCCAAACGTACTGTCATTACCATTCGAGACGATGGCCAGGGAATCGATCCCGCCAAAATTCGAGCGCGCCTGCTCGAACTGGGCTATGGGGCTGAAGAGGTCGAGCGAGCCAGCCGTGCCGAACTGCTCGATCGCATCTTCGAGCCGGGGTTCAGCACCGCCGATCGCGTCACCGAGCTGTCAGGACGGGGCATCGGCATGGATGTGGCGCGCTCCAATCTGACTCGCATGCGCGGCTCCATCTCAGTTGACACCGAATTAGGGGTAGGCACCAGCTTCACCCTAGAAGTGCCCTTAACCCTTTCCCACCTGCGGGTGTTGATGGCAGAAAGTGACGGGATGCCGATCGCCTTTCCCTTAGAAGCGATCGAGGAAATTCTCTTGCTAGACCGAATACCCACGATCGAGCTTGACGGCACGCCCGCCCTCTGTTGGCAGGACCGTACCCTGCCCGTCATCCAAATGGGCGCGTTCATGCGATTCCAGCACCCGCACCTTCCAGTCGAGCTAGAAACTGCCCCCATCCTGACTGTGCCCGCCGTGCTCGTCATGCTGCAGGGAAAGGACGCGATCGCCGTCCAGATCGATCGCCATTGGGGGGAACGAGAAATCGTTGTCCGACAGGTGGAAGGCTCTTTACCCCTTCCCTACGGCTTTTCGGGCTGTACGATCCTCGGCGACGGCCAAGTGGTTCCCTTAGCCGATGTCGCCGTCCTATTTCAACTAGCGTGCGGCACTTCCGCAGTTCTATCCTCCAGTTCTCTATCTGCCAGTGCTCCCCTCCAGACAGAAAGCAAAGTTGTCGAACCGAAGAGCCCTCCTTCCGAAAAGCCAGTCGCGCCACAGGCCAAGACCATTTTGGTTGTAGACGATTCTACTAACGTGCGTCGCTTTTTGGCCCTAACTCTAGCCAAAGCTGGCTTCGATCCCGAGCAGGCCAAAGACGGTCGAGAGGCCCTCGAAAAATTGCGATCGGGTCTAGCGGTCGCTGCGGTTATCTGCGATATCGAAATGCCTCGCCTGGATGGGTTTGGTTTTTTAGCTCGAGTGCAGGCGGATCCCCATCTGGCCCAACTGCCCGTTGTGATGCTCACCTCTCGTAGCGGCGACAAGCACCGCCGTCTGGCAATGGAATTGGGAGCCTCGGCCTATTTCACCAAGCCCTATCGGGAGGTCGAGCTATTGCAAAAACTCCGGCAACTGACAGGCGATCGCCAATCTCTAGCCGCTCCGCAAGGCGATTGCCTCAGCATTGAGGGAAAGAGTTAA
- a CDS encoding methyl-accepting chemotaxis protein: MVSHRNPELKPRQPTPIGDLARNPSESAGDQPRHPPTTTGTLGQRKAQMADSATPTGSSGSIADRFSGLTANLPLMTGLAIAAGVLPLSGLGLVAYSFASQGLQDSIITQQQANALETSNLFDTLAVDAISTRTRAISNLGIVRNPAVIENTTQAWKEALFQRFVDQGLSSVETVSSSEALPNVSAGDRSLIGDNSVALMNAAIERKDLYIASNFQNDVSGSNAIAAAIPAVNFETNEITGAVVTRLSLSAINSEFIETTNFLNSNLSGFEEAQSYAIDRDGHLLAGVEESFLGSSIDSILSCNSQFFDREGIYSEVCLNATDRQKYLVTHVPLQSSDMSEPLGWGIVVSQPVAAAFAPQHNLRLTFGSGIAGAGTLVGILGALLAKLLYRLRCVAEEQRQRHESIQQQVLSILHDIDGASQGDLTVRANVSDGAIGTVADFFNSIVESLRKIVIQVESAAGEVNASLGNDEESVRLLTEVATQQVRETTRTLESVETMTKSIQEVEESARQAAEVTRTVAATAETGGIVMDRTVKSIVSLRKTVAETAKKVKRLGESSQQISKVVSLIDEIGLQTNLLAINASIEAARAGEEGRGFAVVAEAVGKLAAQSANATKEIEEIVDTIQLETGEVVEAMEVGTRQVVEGTQLVEETKQSLEILFEASGQIDKLVQSISAATVSQTQTSHQVSELMHEIARISDLASRSSREVSESLQKTLKVADELQASVRTFKLDAESSQG; the protein is encoded by the coding sequence ATGGTTTCTCACCGAAATCCCGAGCTGAAACCCCGCCAGCCTACTCCAATTGGCGACCTTGCCCGCAACCCATCTGAATCAGCAGGAGACCAGCCCCGCCACCCGCCAACGACAACTGGCACCCTCGGGCAGAGGAAAGCCCAAATGGCCGATTCCGCCACCCCCACTGGATCGTCGGGATCGATCGCCGATCGCTTCAGTGGCCTGACCGCCAACCTTCCCCTCATGACGGGACTGGCGATCGCCGCTGGCGTTTTGCCGCTCTCGGGATTGGGGCTTGTCGCCTATAGCTTTGCCAGCCAAGGATTGCAGGATTCCATCATCACGCAGCAACAGGCGAATGCTCTCGAAACGAGCAATCTGTTCGATACGCTGGCGGTAGATGCCATTTCGACCCGAACGAGAGCAATTTCCAACTTAGGTATTGTCCGCAACCCTGCTGTGATTGAAAATACAACCCAGGCATGGAAAGAGGCGTTGTTTCAACGATTTGTCGATCAGGGGCTCAGTAGCGTAGAAACCGTCAGCTCGAGCGAGGCGTTACCCAACGTCTCGGCAGGAGACCGCAGCTTAATCGGCGACAACTCAGTCGCTTTGATGAATGCGGCGATTGAGCGGAAGGATCTGTATATCGCGTCTAATTTTCAAAACGATGTAAGCGGCTCGAATGCGATCGCGGCAGCCATTCCTGCCGTTAACTTTGAAACCAACGAAATCACTGGTGCTGTGGTAACTCGCTTATCCCTCAGTGCCATCAATTCAGAATTTATAGAAACCACCAATTTTCTCAACTCGAACCTGTCAGGCTTTGAAGAGGCTCAATCCTATGCTATCGATCGCGATGGGCATCTATTAGCGGGCGTTGAGGAGAGTTTCCTAGGCAGCTCGATTGACTCCATCTTGAGCTGCAACAGTCAATTTTTCGATCGCGAGGGAATTTATTCCGAAGTCTGTTTAAACGCAACAGATCGCCAAAAGTATCTCGTTACCCATGTGCCTCTTCAAAGCAGCGATATGTCCGAGCCATTGGGCTGGGGGATCGTCGTTTCTCAGCCTGTAGCAGCTGCCTTTGCTCCCCAGCACAATCTACGCCTGACCTTCGGCTCGGGCATAGCCGGAGCTGGCACTCTGGTTGGGATTCTAGGAGCATTACTGGCTAAGCTCCTGTATCGCCTGCGCTGTGTGGCAGAAGAACAGCGCCAGCGGCATGAATCCATCCAACAGCAAGTTCTGTCAATCTTGCACGATATTGATGGAGCATCCCAAGGAGATCTCACCGTGCGGGCAAATGTGTCTGATGGGGCAATCGGCACAGTGGCCGACTTCTTCAACTCGATTGTGGAAAGCTTGCGGAAAATTGTTATTCAGGTGGAATCGGCAGCCGGAGAGGTCAATGCCTCGCTGGGGAATGACGAAGAGTCAGTGCGCCTGCTGACGGAAGTCGCCACTCAGCAGGTCCGAGAAACCACCCGCACCCTCGAGTCAGTCGAGACGATGACAAAGTCTATTCAAGAAGTGGAGGAAAGCGCACGACAAGCCGCCGAGGTCACTCGCACTGTGGCCGCGACAGCAGAGACTGGAGGCATTGTGATGGACCGGACCGTAAAAAGTATTGTCAGCCTGCGGAAAACGGTTGCCGAAACCGCCAAAAAAGTCAAGCGTTTGGGGGAATCTTCTCAGCAAATTTCGAAGGTGGTATCGCTGATTGACGAAATTGGCCTACAAACGAATCTTCTCGCGATTAACGCCAGTATTGAAGCCGCTCGAGCGGGTGAAGAGGGTCGAGGCTTTGCAGTGGTTGCAGAAGCAGTTGGCAAGCTGGCAGCGCAATCAGCCAACGCCACTAAAGAAATTGAGGAAATTGTGGACACCATCCAGCTAGAGACTGGCGAAGTAGTCGAGGCGATGGAAGTGGGGACCCGTCAGGTGGTGGAAGGGACACAATTGGTGGAAGAGACCAAGCAGAGCTTGGAGATATTGTTCGAAGCCTCCGGCCAAATTGACAAACTGGTGCAGTCAATTTCTGCTGCTACAGTTTCCCAGACACAAACCTCCCACCAGGTGTCCGAGTTGATGCACGAAATCGCTCGCATTTCCGATCTCGCTTCCCGCTCTTCCCGAGAGGTGTCTGAATCGCTGCAAAAAACGTTGAAGGTTGCCGACGAACTGCAGGCGTCAGTCAGGACTTTTAAGTTGGATGCTGAATCCAGTCAAGGGTAA
- a CDS encoding divergent PAP2 family protein has translation MLQELAANRLLWMALLSSLIAQAFKLLIRYLQSGKIDFHVLVETGGMPSSHAALVTALAFGVGLQEGWDSVLFAVSSVFAFIVMYDAAGIRQAAGKQARVLNQMLEELFGEKHEFKEVRLKELLGHTPIQVIVGAALGGTFACLSMPLWMP, from the coding sequence ATGCTGCAGGAGCTCGCGGCCAATCGACTGTTGTGGATGGCGCTCCTTTCTAGCCTGATCGCGCAGGCATTCAAGCTGCTGATCCGCTATCTCCAATCGGGAAAAATAGACTTTCACGTCTTGGTCGAAACCGGCGGCATGCCTAGCTCTCATGCGGCATTAGTGACTGCTTTAGCCTTTGGAGTGGGGTTGCAGGAAGGCTGGGACAGCGTTCTCTTCGCGGTATCTAGCGTATTTGCCTTTATTGTCATGTATGACGCTGCGGGCATTCGCCAAGCCGCCGGCAAGCAGGCTCGCGTGCTCAATCAGATGCTGGAGGAGCTGTTTGGCGAAAAGCACGAATTTAAGGAAGTGCGCCTTAAAGAACTATTGGGGCACACTCCCATCCAAGTGATTGTGGGAGCAGCTTTGGGGGGAACCTTTGCCTGTCTTTCGATGCCACTGTGGATGCCTTAA